The Fimbriimonas ginsengisoli Gsoil 348 genome window below encodes:
- a CDS encoding prepilin-type N-terminal cleavage/methylation domain-containing protein produces MKRYLPMKRAFTLIELLVVIAIIAILAAILFPVFAQAKLAAKKTQTLSNMKQSSLGLLMYSGDSDDAFPMAEYGDGDPAYPHITWTTTIFPYVKNGDQAVDSHGITVSTGKDGIFRDVAGPSLNLKDASVEGYYFGVNRLICAANYDGGQPWFNGNGQVLPSMSQTELDAPADKVLIATKGLNSPGNKWNYPWFVDWQFQYIDSIAHTPGDASTVYRDGDTSQQKGSPVYSPKYDTDCQNGFSDGNWECAAHPRYRYAGQGVFGYADGHAKSVARGALKWYQNIYVKRGGITSASWTYGWYYPQEPF; encoded by the coding sequence ATGAAGAGGTATTTACCCATGAAGCGAGCTTTTACGCTCATTGAATTGCTTGTTGTTATCGCCATTATCGCGATCCTTGCCGCTATCCTGTTCCCGGTTTTCGCCCAGGCGAAGCTTGCCGCTAAGAAGACTCAGACCCTCAGCAACATGAAGCAATCGAGCCTCGGGCTCCTCATGTACAGCGGAGACTCCGACGATGCTTTCCCGATGGCAGAATACGGCGATGGCGATCCTGCGTATCCTCACATTACTTGGACGACCACGATCTTCCCATACGTAAAGAATGGCGACCAGGCGGTCGACTCGCACGGCATTACCGTTTCCACCGGCAAAGACGGAATCTTCCGCGACGTTGCAGGGCCGTCGCTGAACCTGAAGGATGCTAGCGTCGAAGGCTACTACTTTGGCGTCAACCGACTCATTTGCGCCGCGAACTACGATGGCGGTCAGCCATGGTTCAACGGAAACGGACAGGTGCTCCCTTCCATGTCGCAGACCGAACTGGACGCCCCGGCGGACAAGGTTCTCATTGCGACCAAAGGGCTGAACAGCCCCGGTAACAAGTGGAACTACCCGTGGTTCGTGGATTGGCAGTTCCAGTACATCGATTCCATCGCCCACACTCCGGGCGACGCCAGCACGGTCTACCGTGACGGAGATACGTCGCAACAAAAAGGCTCACCGGTCTACTCTCCGAAGTACGACACGGACTGCCAGAACGGCTTCAGCGACGGAAATTGGGAGTGCGCGGCTCACCCGCGGTACCGATACGCTGGCCAGGGAGTCTTCGGATATGCCGACGGCCACGCGAAGTCGGTGGCGCGAGGCGCTCTCAAGTGGTACCAGAACATCTACGTGAAGCGCGGCGGCATCACTTCAGCGAGCTGGACGTACGGCTGGTACTACCCGCAAGAGCCGTTCTAA
- a CDS encoding FHA domain-containing protein: protein MRPKALLITLFLLGAAALAQAQDDVTLNFGADGPREAWTTTGPPGKPAPDSVRSDRSIMPMSFKGKKDSDALYVVDKTTGNLAGTTVGAVRKTGNWQVAPESYKLIGQVSVKVEHSGQPLAAGEVSLDDGVREQKELLDPSTNGKIDFFGIKPGSLKITARYKAKDGTSKSVTQLLDAPLTRTTPIPSAVISVPEDVAVVGTAAPASSDKPAVPASSTPAAAPAGAQASGKPAESANPIGSLVVYLVGIAVAGGVIYLAFKYAKQNPELVQSKLTQLGVDIPQPGDATQGQQYDPVPAPMPKKQDPPQKIILDGAAPDPIAPFAASTAVSVGEPRLTSDAGDAMILPEGETVVGREVGLGLSLVGETTVSRQHAKLFRSGNEVTLTDLGSTNGTYVNGVQLNGGTTLRHGDSVQFGAVRFRYEG from the coding sequence GTGCGACCAAAAGCCCTGCTGATTACGCTCTTCCTTCTCGGAGCTGCCGCCCTCGCGCAAGCTCAAGACGACGTGACGCTGAACTTTGGAGCCGACGGGCCAAGGGAGGCTTGGACCACGACCGGTCCCCCCGGGAAGCCGGCTCCGGACAGCGTCCGGAGCGACCGATCGATCATGCCGATGTCTTTTAAGGGGAAAAAGGACTCGGACGCCCTGTACGTGGTGGACAAGACGACCGGAAATCTGGCGGGGACGACGGTAGGAGCGGTTCGCAAGACTGGGAATTGGCAGGTCGCGCCCGAGTCGTACAAGCTTATCGGCCAGGTGTCGGTGAAGGTCGAGCACTCCGGCCAGCCCTTAGCGGCAGGCGAGGTCTCCCTCGACGACGGCGTTCGGGAGCAGAAAGAGCTGCTCGATCCTTCGACCAACGGGAAGATCGACTTCTTTGGAATCAAACCCGGGTCGCTGAAGATCACGGCGAGATACAAGGCGAAGGACGGCACGAGTAAGTCGGTCACCCAGTTGCTGGACGCGCCGCTCACGAGGACCACTCCGATTCCCTCTGCCGTCATCTCCGTGCCGGAGGACGTGGCGGTCGTCGGGACTGCGGCCCCGGCAAGTTCGGATAAGCCGGCGGTCCCGGCTTCGTCGACGCCGGCCGCCGCGCCGGCGGGGGCGCAGGCTAGTGGGAAGCCGGCGGAGTCGGCTAACCCGATTGGGTCGCTTGTCGTCTATCTTGTCGGCATCGCTGTCGCCGGCGGCGTGATTTACTTGGCATTCAAATATGCAAAGCAGAATCCGGAGCTCGTCCAGAGCAAGTTGACTCAACTCGGGGTGGATATTCCTCAACCGGGAGATGCCACTCAGGGGCAGCAGTACGATCCGGTACCTGCTCCGATGCCGAAGAAGCAGGACCCTCCGCAGAAAATCATCTTGGATGGAGCGGCGCCCGATCCAATCGCCCCCTTCGCCGCGTCTACCGCAGTGTCCGTAGGCGAGCCCCGCCTAACGTCCGACGCCGGCGACGCAATGATTCTGCCGGAAGGAGAGACCGTAGTCGGTCGCGAAGTGGGGCTCGGGCTTAGTTTGGTAGGTGAGACAACGGTTTCTCGCCAGCATGCGAAGCTGTTCCGATCGGGCAACGAGGTGACTTTGACCGATCTTGGCAGCACGAATGGCACGTACGTGAACGGCGTCCAACTCAACGGCGGGACGACCCTGCGGCACGGCGACAGCGTCCAATTCGGCGCGGTGCGCTTCCGCTACGAGGGCTAA
- the rnhC gene encoding ribonuclease HIII, whose translation MDEGHIGVDESGKGDFFGPLVVAACFVGPEHLAELDGVKDSKKLTDKQSIGLAIRIKAVCPHSIIAIGPAKYNELYAKFKNLNSLLAWGHARAIENVLELQPSKMVISDQFAAGGAAVKRALYEKGKEIEFRSMVRAEADIAVAAASILARAEFLRRLQRLGEEFGVPLPKGATNVIPTGRVFVAKHGREALGNVAKLHFKTTQQVLAG comes from the coding sequence ATGGACGAGGGACATATCGGCGTCGACGAATCCGGCAAGGGAGACTTTTTCGGCCCCCTCGTGGTCGCCGCCTGCTTCGTCGGCCCCGAACACCTGGCCGAACTGGACGGCGTTAAAGACTCGAAGAAGCTCACCGACAAACAGTCGATCGGCCTCGCCATACGGATTAAGGCCGTCTGCCCCCATTCGATCATCGCCATCGGTCCCGCCAAGTACAACGAGCTGTACGCGAAATTCAAGAACCTCAACTCGCTGCTCGCATGGGGCCACGCCCGGGCGATCGAAAACGTCCTCGAGCTCCAGCCCAGCAAGATGGTGATCTCCGACCAGTTCGCCGCCGGCGGCGCGGCGGTCAAACGCGCCCTCTACGAAAAAGGAAAGGAGATCGAATTCCGCTCGATGGTTCGTGCCGAGGCCGACATCGCCGTCGCCGCCGCCTCCATCCTCGCCCGGGCCGAGTTCCTGCGCCGCCTCCAGAGGCTGGGAGAAGAGTTCGGCGTCCCGCTCCCCAAAGGAGCGACCAACGTCATTCCGACCGGACGCGTCTTCGTTGCCAAGCACGGCCGCGAGGCGCTGGGCAACGTCGCCAAACTCCATTTCAAAACCACTCAGCAAGTTCTGGCTGGGTAG
- a CDS encoding bifunctional ADP-dependent NAD(P)H-hydrate dehydratase/NAD(P)H-hydrate epimerase, translated as MWIANAEHSREIDRRASEEFGIPAKVLMERAGLAVFDAVRTLLPQGGRLAVFCGKGNNGGDGFVVARLATESGFGVCCLVAAEAKDLRQDAAEQMRVAQRQGVEPIFIDDARWSRKLDGLASLDLIVDALLGTGAKCEVKGAVKEAIQAINRSGVPVVAVDVPSGIACDTGEELGESIWALRTVTFGLPKPFLFEGTGLEHSGFWTVSEIGYPNVLLREPTYARVLDREWVANLLPERLRASHKGDNGSVLIVAGSQNMRGAASLAARAAVRSGAGLVTVAGIADVCTAVAANVPEAMLLPLPENSGTVSGDAARFLLQRAGKYDAAVFGPGLTQEPSILEFLEKVWAEWTKPCVIDADALNAVSHGVKLPSAECVLTPHPGEMSRLLHTSIAEIQSDRFRTVRLAVERFNQCVLLKGPYSLVGEPGQPILVNDTGNPGMASGGMGDVLGGVIGTLMAQDLPGYYAASCAMYWHGAAADLCAMEIGPTGYSASQVAEALPKARCRIISSCDQKPC; from the coding sequence ATGTGGATCGCCAACGCTGAACATAGCCGGGAAATCGACCGCCGTGCGAGCGAGGAATTTGGAATTCCCGCCAAGGTGCTGATGGAACGGGCCGGGCTGGCCGTCTTCGACGCCGTCCGCACCTTGCTTCCCCAAGGGGGGAGGCTTGCCGTCTTTTGCGGGAAGGGAAATAACGGCGGGGACGGCTTTGTAGTCGCCCGGTTGGCGACCGAATCCGGGTTCGGGGTGTGCTGTCTCGTCGCGGCGGAGGCGAAGGATCTCCGGCAAGACGCGGCCGAGCAGATGCGGGTGGCCCAGCGACAAGGGGTCGAGCCAATCTTCATCGACGATGCCCGCTGGTCGCGAAAATTAGACGGCCTCGCCTCTCTCGACCTCATCGTCGACGCCCTTCTCGGGACCGGCGCTAAATGCGAGGTGAAGGGGGCGGTTAAGGAGGCGATTCAGGCGATCAACCGGAGCGGGGTCCCGGTTGTGGCGGTAGACGTGCCCAGCGGCATCGCCTGCGACACCGGTGAGGAGCTCGGCGAAAGCATCTGGGCGTTGCGCACGGTCACCTTCGGCCTCCCCAAGCCGTTCCTTTTCGAGGGGACTGGGCTAGAGCACTCGGGATTCTGGACGGTGTCCGAGATCGGTTATCCGAACGTACTGCTACGGGAGCCGACCTACGCACGGGTGCTCGACCGGGAATGGGTGGCAAACCTCTTGCCGGAGCGACTCCGGGCGAGCCACAAAGGGGATAACGGATCGGTTCTCATCGTGGCGGGGAGCCAAAACATGCGCGGGGCCGCCTCGCTTGCGGCGCGCGCCGCGGTTCGGAGCGGGGCCGGGCTGGTCACGGTGGCGGGGATCGCGGACGTTTGCACGGCGGTGGCCGCTAACGTTCCCGAGGCGATGCTCTTGCCCCTTCCGGAAAACTCGGGGACGGTCAGCGGGGACGCCGCCCGGTTCCTCTTGCAGCGGGCCGGGAAGTACGACGCGGCGGTATTCGGCCCAGGGCTCACTCAAGAGCCGTCGATTTTGGAGTTCCTGGAAAAAGTCTGGGCGGAGTGGACCAAGCCGTGCGTCATCGACGCGGATGCGCTGAACGCGGTGAGCCACGGAGTGAAGCTGCCAAGCGCGGAGTGCGTCCTTACTCCGCATCCGGGCGAGATGAGCCGGCTGCTCCACACCAGCATCGCGGAGATTCAATCCGACCGATTTCGAACGGTACGGCTGGCGGTGGAGCGGTTCAACCAGTGCGTACTCTTAAAAGGGCCGTATTCCTTGGTAGGGGAACCGGGCCAGCCGATCCTGGTGAACGACACCGGTAACCCCGGGATGGCGTCGGGCGGGATGGGAGACGTGCTTGGCGGCGTGATCGGGACTTTGATGGCGCAGGACCTGCCCGGCTACTACGCGGCGAGCTGCGCGATGTATTGGCACGGCGCCGCCGCCGATCTGTGCGCCATGGAAATTGGGCCGACCGGCTACTCCGCGAGCCAAGTGGCGGAGGCTTTACCCAAAGCTCGCTGTAGAATCATTTCGTCGTGCGACCAAAAGCCCTGCTGA
- a CDS encoding LacI family DNA-binding transcriptional regulator, whose amino-acid sequence METPNRSTGSTLKEVADAAGVSIAAVSKVLHGRGKNVRVSTVRAEAIREAAEKLRYSPNALARSLRTSRTHTIGLIWEQMQRIADGPLYYVHLLDGVSHVLFQQHYRLTILPEIPEIQPVRALSDGRLDGVIWCKMPDDPLLIEEFRHSPLRVVALNSPVPSDPEAYPSVTCDNEGGAALVVDHLVALGHRRILFALDLGWQTAPDASARLAGFRAAMERHGLPFGDEDVVVWPVAAAPVAEWFATNPPHTAVFAWHEGLAGSILTQAARAGISVPEELSVVGYDSTLYCDTTTPRLTAVKQPVREMAEVAAQLLIDLIEGRTPSPYSYLFPCTLDVRDSTSRPSPRPLARGAPSAQ is encoded by the coding sequence ATGGAAACACCTAACCGAAGCACGGGGTCGACCTTGAAGGAGGTCGCGGACGCGGCCGGCGTGTCGATCGCGGCGGTCTCCAAGGTCTTGCATGGCCGTGGGAAGAACGTTCGGGTCAGCACCGTCCGGGCGGAGGCGATCCGGGAGGCGGCGGAAAAGCTTCGTTACAGCCCTAACGCGTTGGCGCGTTCTCTCCGGACCAGCCGGACGCACACGATCGGCCTGATCTGGGAGCAGATGCAACGGATCGCGGATGGGCCGCTCTACTATGTCCATTTGCTCGACGGGGTCTCGCACGTTCTCTTTCAGCAGCACTACCGGCTCACGATCCTGCCGGAAATTCCTGAAATCCAGCCGGTGAGAGCGCTGAGCGATGGGCGCCTGGACGGTGTGATCTGGTGCAAGATGCCGGACGATCCGCTACTGATCGAGGAGTTTCGGCACTCGCCGCTCCGGGTCGTGGCGCTCAACTCCCCGGTTCCCTCCGATCCCGAGGCTTACCCGTCGGTGACTTGCGACAACGAAGGGGGCGCCGCGCTCGTCGTGGACCATCTGGTCGCCCTTGGGCATCGCCGGATTCTTTTTGCGCTCGACCTTGGGTGGCAGACCGCCCCCGACGCGTCGGCGAGACTCGCAGGATTTCGCGCCGCGATGGAGCGTCATGGATTGCCGTTTGGCGACGAGGACGTGGTGGTGTGGCCGGTGGCGGCGGCTCCGGTTGCGGAGTGGTTCGCCACGAATCCGCCGCACACGGCGGTGTTCGCCTGGCACGAGGGCTTGGCGGGGAGCATCCTCACCCAAGCGGCTAGGGCCGGAATCTCCGTTCCGGAGGAGCTAAGCGTCGTTGGTTACGACAGCACCCTCTATTGCGATACCACCACGCCGCGGCTAACGGCTGTGAAGCAGCCGGTCCGGGAAATGGCGGAGGTGGCCGCACAACTTCTTATCGACTTAATCGAGGGGCGAACCCCCTCTCCCTATTCGTATCTTTTCCCCTGCACGCTCGACGTCAGGGATTCCACGTCTCGTCCGTCTCCCCGACCATTGGCTCGGGGAGCCCCATCTGCTCAATGA